From Tautonia plasticadhaerens, the proteins below share one genomic window:
- a CDS encoding tyrosine-type recombinase/integrase yields the protein MRDFLGWCDHPDRQLPLVRITPGHVGDYLAGLQLATPTKKLRLAALRKFFDVLVVRHVVILNPAASVRAERYSTVEGKTPEIGTKQARDLLKSIDASDIVGMRDRAIIAVLIYTAARVGAVAKLTLKGLRHDGTQYSLRFAEKGGKAREIPVRHDLERLLLAYIEAAGITESPLFRPAFRRTKKLTAKAMSGIDICRMMKRRLRAAGLPGQFSPHSFRVATVTDLLEQNYRWRTCSTWPATPTRGPPGSTTAGDGR from the coding sequence GTGCGCGACTTCCTCGGCTGGTGCGACCACCCCGACCGGCAGCTTCCGCTCGTCCGGATCACCCCCGGCCACGTCGGCGACTACCTCGCCGGCCTTCAGCTTGCGACCCCGACCAAGAAGCTCCGCCTCGCGGCCCTGAGGAAGTTCTTCGACGTCCTGGTCGTCCGCCACGTCGTCATCCTCAATCCGGCCGCCTCGGTTCGGGCCGAGCGCTACTCGACCGTCGAGGGCAAGACGCCCGAGATCGGCACCAAGCAGGCCCGCGACCTGCTGAAGTCGATCGACGCGTCGGACATCGTGGGCATGAGGGATCGGGCGATCATCGCCGTGCTGATCTACACCGCCGCCCGGGTGGGCGCCGTGGCCAAGCTGACCCTCAAGGGCCTCCGGCACGACGGGACGCAGTATTCCCTGCGGTTCGCCGAGAAGGGCGGCAAGGCGCGGGAGATCCCCGTGCGCCACGACCTGGAGCGACTCCTGCTCGCCTACATCGAGGCCGCCGGGATCACCGAGAGCCCCCTCTTCCGGCCGGCGTTCCGCCGCACGAAGAAGCTGACCGCCAAGGCGATGAGCGGCATCGACATCTGCCGGATGATGAAGCGGCGGCTGAGGGCGGCGGGCCTGCCGGGGCAGTTCTCGCCCCACTCGTTCCGCGTGGCGACGGTCACCGACCTGCTGGAGCAGAACTACCGCTGGAGGACGTGCAGCACCTGGCCGGCCACGCCGACCCGCGGACCACCCGGCTCTACGACCGCCGGCGACGGAAGGTG
- a CDS encoding ISAs1 family transposase yields the protein MAGTRSKLDEIVASFAMLEDPRSHINRRHPLPSVLVIAVLAVLAGAAGPTAIARWAKLKEGLLMDLLDLPRGIPGKDVLRRILMTLKPAAFEAAFNAWIARLRDEAIATTGVDRPVVAIDGKTARRSRDAKEGLGPLHIVTAWAGEYGLALGQEVCGEKSNEITAIPELLRRIDVRGGVVTIDAMGAQKVIAEEVVRGKADYVLALKGNHEALHRAVIEHIDEQLEGDLKGAEELTTSERGHGREEHRTYLHLPAPAALPGRAEWKGLRSVGVVTSRRVKGGEESIEIRYYLSSLPVDAEQFARAVRGHWSVENACHWSLDVTFREDDSRVRQRVLGANITWLYRFTLSLLKQHPDRRQSLAMKRRGCGWSDTFLMEVIAALTC from the coding sequence ATGGCGGGCACCCGCAGCAAGCTCGACGAGATCGTGGCATCGTTCGCGATGCTGGAAGATCCCCGCTCCCACATCAACCGCCGGCATCCGCTGCCCAGCGTCCTGGTCATCGCTGTCTTGGCCGTCCTCGCCGGCGCCGCCGGGCCCACCGCCATCGCCCGCTGGGCGAAGCTCAAAGAGGGGCTCCTGATGGACCTCCTCGACCTGCCGCGCGGCATCCCCGGCAAGGATGTCCTCCGCCGCATCCTGATGACGCTCAAGCCCGCGGCCTTCGAGGCCGCCTTCAACGCCTGGATCGCCCGCCTCCGCGACGAGGCCATCGCCACGACCGGCGTCGATCGGCCGGTCGTCGCCATCGACGGCAAGACGGCCCGCCGCAGCCGCGACGCGAAGGAGGGCCTCGGCCCGCTGCACATCGTCACCGCCTGGGCCGGCGAGTACGGCCTGGCGCTGGGACAGGAGGTGTGCGGCGAGAAGTCGAACGAGATCACGGCCATCCCCGAGCTGCTGAGGCGGATCGACGTCCGCGGCGGGGTAGTGACGATCGACGCGATGGGGGCGCAGAAGGTGATCGCCGAGGAGGTAGTCCGCGGCAAGGCCGACTACGTGTTGGCCCTGAAGGGGAACCACGAGGCGCTGCATCGGGCGGTCATCGAGCACATCGACGAACAGCTGGAGGGGGATCTCAAGGGGGCCGAGGAGCTGACGACGAGCGAGCGCGGGCACGGTCGCGAGGAGCACCGGACCTACCTGCACCTGCCAGCGCCGGCGGCCCTGCCCGGCCGGGCGGAGTGGAAGGGGCTGAGGTCGGTCGGCGTCGTGACGTCGCGGCGGGTGAAGGGAGGCGAAGAGAGCATTGAGATTCGCTACTACCTCAGCAGCCTGCCGGTGGACGCGGAGCAGTTCGCCCGCGCGGTGCGGGGCCACTGGTCCGTGGAGAACGCGTGCCATTGGTCGCTCGACGTGACGTTCCGGGAGGATGACTCGCGGGTCCGCCAGCGGGTGCTGGGGGCGAACATCACCTGGCTGTATCGCTTCACATTGTCGCTCCTCAAGCAGCACCCCGACCGGCGACAGAGCCTGGCCATGAAGCGCCGCGGCTGCGGCTGGAGCGACACGTTTCTGATGGAAGTCATTGCTGCGTTAACATGTTAG